The following DNA comes from Deinobacterium chartae.
CCTTGCTGCCGAAGTAGTACACCAGCGTGCCCTTGGAGACGCCTGCCGCCCGGGCGATGTCAGCCAGCGTCACGGCGGCGTAACCGTGCTCGTAGATGGCGGCGTAAGCCGCGCGGACCAATTGGTCCTTGCGGGCCTTTTCCTGCAGGGCGTTGACCGTGCGCGCCATCGTTCAGCGCTGTGGAGTGTTGCGGTCGTAGGTGGTGGCGAGGTAGGGCATGTTGGTCTGGTGGTAGCGGCCGCGCTCGTCGAACCAGTACACATAGGTGCCCTGACCGCCGTCCTCGTTGCCGGCACGTGTGACCTTGCCGTCCACCATGCCGCTGAAAAGCTCCTTGCCGTCGTAGCTGTAGACGGTGATGTACTGGCGGGTGTTGGCGAGGTCGAGCACCTGACGGCGCAGTTTATTCTGGGTTTCAGCGCGGCAGGCCGTGAGGACCAGCAGGGCCAGCGGAATGATCAGCCAGAGTTTGCGCATGGATGAGGCCTCCAGAGAAAAGATGGTGTATACGGAAAGAGAGGTCTCCCGCAGGGGAGAGACCTCTCACCGTTACGAGCCGCCGCCGCGCTCAGTTCCCGCTGGGCGGGGGGGTCTGCGCCGGAGTGGCCGGGGCGCTGCTCAGGCGCTCGGGGTAGGTCTTCACATCGGCGCGCTTGACCAGGTTCTCGATGAACTTGCGGGCAGATTCATCGGCCAGCACTCCACGGATGCGGTCTGCCACCTCGGTCAGCGGGGTGTAGGTGGTGGGGGTGCGCTTCTCGACGATCAGCAGGTGCTCGCCGAACTCGGTCTTGACCTGCTGCAGCGTGTTCAGCGGACCGTTGAAGGCGGCGCGGTCGAAAGCCTCCACCGTGTCGCCGGGAGCGAAGCAGCCGAGGTCGCCTCCCTCATCCTTGCTGCCCGGGTCGATCGAGACCGCCTTGGCGACCGCCGCGAAGTCCTCGCCCTTGTTCAGGCGGTTGCGCGCTGCCTGCGCTTCCGGAGCGCTGGCGACCAGGATGTGCTTCACGCAGGCCTGACCGGGCACCTTGAAGCGCTCCTTGTTGGTCTGGTAGTAGCTGCTGACCACCGCGTCCGAGTAGCGGAACTTGCTCTGCAGCTGACCGATGTACGCGTCGCTGACCTGACCGCTGGCAACCAGGCGGCGGTAGGCGGCCTCGTCCTCGATGCCCGAGGCCTCGAGGGCCTGCTGGAAGGCTTCCTCGTTGGGGAAGCCGCTCTTGACCTCGGTCACCTCGGCGTCCACCTTGGCGTCGTCGGCACGGATGCCAGCAGCCGCGGCAGCCTGACGCACGACTTCTTCACGCACCAGCTGATCGAGCACCTGCGGGCGGTACTGCGCGAACAGGGCCAGCGCCTCTTCGGAGAAGGGCATGCCCTGACGGTTGAGCACACCGGCAGCGAACACGCGGTATTCGCGCTCGAAGTCCGCCAGGGTAATGGGCTGACGGTTCACGGTCGCTACCTCGACCGAAGCTTCCGCTGCCGGAGCCTCCGGAGTGGTCGGAGCGGGAGCTGCCGGGGCCGGGGCGGGCGCCGTGGGAGCGGCGGGTGTTTCGGGAGCGGTCTGTGCCAGGGCAGCGCCGCTGATCAGTGCGGCCATCAGGAGGATTTTAGCGTTCATTGTGCACCCACCATACTCCAAGGCTTTCTGAGGAGTATAGTTTTGCCGGGTTCGGGCAGCTTCGCACGGCGCGGATTCGCGCTCATCCGGCGTGACCGGAGGCACGTGCTACAGTAGGCCCGTGAACGCCATCACCCTCGAGGAAGTCCGTGAATCTGCCGCCTATGACGCCGTTGTGCGCGAGGCTCCCATCACCAGCGCGTTGCAGAGCTGGGGGTTCGGAGAGGCCCGCGCGGTCATCGGTTACGGGGTGCAGCGCTACCTGCTGCGGCGCGGCTCGGCGGTGGTGGGGGCGATGCAGCTGCTGCGCAAGCCGCTCGCTCCCGGGGTGAGCCTGCTGTACGTTCCCCGTGGTCCGGTGCTGTACGACGCTGCCGATCTGCCCGAGGTGGCAGCGGCGGTGCGCCGCGTGGCACGTCCCGGCGACCTCAGTGTCAAGATCGAGCCGCCGGTTCCGGTGCCCGGTGACCAGGAGGGCGAGGAGCCCGGGACCTCGCAGGCGCGCATTCCACAGAGCATCGGGCCGTGGCAGCGGGCCAAGACCGAGCAGCCCGAGCACACCATCGCGGTGGACCTGCGAGCGGACGAGGCGCAGTTGATGGCCAACTTGCACCACATGTTCCGACGCAACGTGCGCGGCGCGCAGAAGGCCGGGGTGGTGGCCGGGCGCGAGGAGGGACCGCAGGCGTTCGAGGACTTCTGGACCATCTTCGAGGCGACCAACGCCCGCTCGAAGCTGGGCCGTTTCCCACGGGCGTACTACGAGACCCTGCTGCGCGAGGTGCCGCGCCACGGCGGCGATGCCTACATCGTGCTGGCCCGCCACGAGGGTCGGGCGCTGGCCGGCGGATTCTTCGTGGGGCTGGGGAAGGGTACTTACTACCTGTACGGCGGCTCGATCCGCGACGACCGCCCGGCGGCGGACGGCGGCGAACGCAAGGACGTGAAAGCACCCACCGCCTTCTACTGGAACGCCATGCTCGACGCCAAGGCGCGTGGCTACGAGTTTTTCGACCTGTGGGGCATTCCCAGCCGTCTGGACCCCGAGAAGCACTCGTTCGGGGTATTCCAGATGAAAGAGCGCCTGGGCGGGCAGAAGCTGTGGTACCCGGCCTATGAGGTGCAGCTCAGCCCGCTGGCCATTCCGGTAAAAGCCGCACTGGACGCGCGCCGAAAGCTGCTGAACTACCGCAAGCGCGGCAGCACCGACGACATCCTTTAAAGCGCTGCCTTGCCCGCCGCAGCCCCAGAGCTTTATGTTTAGTCTCATGAAACTTCATCCGGAGGCGGTGTGAGGGCGCGCCCTCTGGCCCTGATCGGGCCGGAACTCGACGCCCTGCTGGCACCGCTGCACGATCTGTTGCGTGCCGAGAACCTGGACCTGTGGCCGGTTCCGGTACGCTGCGACGACCCTGCCCGTACGCTGACGGCCCTCGGAGATCTGGGTTTTGCCGGAGCGCTGCTGGGACGCTCGGTCCAAGAGACGATGCTGGACGCGGCTGCGCGCAGCACCCTCGAGGCGCGGCGCGCAGGCCGGGCCGATGCCCTGAACCTCACGGCAGGCGGCTACGAGGCCGGGTATGCCCTCGAGGAGGCGTTGCAGCGCAGCCTGGAGGCGGCGCACTTCAACGCCCTTGGAGCGCGTCTGCTGGTGGTGGGCGCGGGAGGAGCGCTGGCAGCCGGTGCGCAGCTCGCCCGCCTGGGCTTTGCCTCGGTCACGGTCGCCGCCGATGACCTGCCTGACGCGCAGGCCGCCCTGCGCGGCCTGCCTGCCGGCGTGAAGGCGTACGCGACCTCGCTGCGCCAAGAAGCGCTTGCGGCCACTGCCGTGCACAGCGACCTGATCGTGAACGTCGGTGGAAGCGCGGGGCTGCCGCCCGCGTGGCTACAGCCGTATCACACCCTGCTTGACCTCGAGGAGCGGCCCGAACTGCACGCCGCCCTGCAGCGTGCCGGAGGAAGCGGCCTGAGCGCTCAGGACGTGCGTGCCCGCAGGCTGGGCCTGCGGCTGGCGCAGGTGGCAGGGCGCAGCCCTGATGCGGATGCGCTGCGCGAGATCGCCCTCCTCGAGGGTTGAGCCATCAAAACCAACGCACCTGTTCGGTGGATAATAAAAGCGACCTAGGGAAAACCCCTAATCCCGTCTTGGGGAGCACTCTGCCACACTGAGACATGTCCTTTTTTAAGCGCGTCATGGCCAGCGTCGGTATCGGCAGTGCCCGGGTAGACACCCGCCTCGAGCGTTCCGAGTTGCGCATCGGTGAGAACTTCCGCGGCGTGGTGCACCTCGAGGGCGGCAGCGTCGCTCAGGACATCGAGGGCATCACCCTCAGCCTCTGCACCCGCTACAAGCACGATGACAACTACCACACCACCGTGCTCGACACGCTGCGCACCAACGAGCGCTTTACCCTGCGCCCGGGCGAGGTGCGCGAGATCCCCTTCCAGTGGCTGCTGCCCTTTGAGACCCCGCTGAGCATGGGTAACGCCCGGGTGTGGATCCAGACCGGGGCTTCGGTGGCCGCTGCCGTGGACCCCGGTGATCAGGACCATCTGCGCGTGCTGCCCAACGCTCCGGTCGAGGCCCTGTTCAGCGCGCTGCAGGGAGCCGGGTTCCGCTTCAAGA
Coding sequences within:
- a CDS encoding peptidylprolyl isomerase, with protein sequence MAALISGAALAQTAPETPAAPTAPAPAPAAPAPTTPEAPAAEASVEVATVNRQPITLADFEREYRVFAAGVLNRQGMPFSEEALALFAQYRPQVLDQLVREEVVRQAAAAAGIRADDAKVDAEVTEVKSGFPNEEAFQQALEASGIEDEAAYRRLVASGQVSDAYIGQLQSKFRYSDAVVSSYYQTNKERFKVPGQACVKHILVASAPEAQAARNRLNKGEDFAAVAKAVSIDPGSKDEGGDLGCFAPGDTVEAFDRAAFNGPLNTLQQVKTEFGEHLLIVEKRTPTTYTPLTEVADRIRGVLADESARKFIENLVKRADVKTYPERLSSAPATPAQTPPPSGN
- a CDS encoding peptidoglycan bridge formation glycyltransferase FemA/FemB family protein, with the translated sequence MNAITLEEVRESAAYDAVVREAPITSALQSWGFGEARAVIGYGVQRYLLRRGSAVVGAMQLLRKPLAPGVSLLYVPRGPVLYDAADLPEVAAAVRRVARPGDLSVKIEPPVPVPGDQEGEEPGTSQARIPQSIGPWQRAKTEQPEHTIAVDLRADEAQLMANLHHMFRRNVRGAQKAGVVAGREEGPQAFEDFWTIFEATNARSKLGRFPRAYYETLLREVPRHGGDAYIVLARHEGRALAGGFFVGLGKGTYYLYGGSIRDDRPAADGGERKDVKAPTAFYWNAMLDAKARGYEFFDLWGIPSRLDPEKHSFGVFQMKERLGGQKLWYPAYEVQLSPLAIPVKAALDARRKLLNYRKRGSTDDIL
- a CDS encoding shikimate dehydrogenase; translation: MRARPLALIGPELDALLAPLHDLLRAENLDLWPVPVRCDDPARTLTALGDLGFAGALLGRSVQETMLDAAARSTLEARRAGRADALNLTAGGYEAGYALEEALQRSLEAAHFNALGARLLVVGAGGALAAGAQLARLGFASVTVAADDLPDAQAALRGLPAGVKAYATSLRQEALAATAVHSDLIVNVGGSAGLPPAWLQPYHTLLDLEERPELHAALQRAGGSGLSAQDVRARRLGLRLAQVAGRSPDADALREIALLEG
- a CDS encoding sporulation protein, translated to MSFFKRVMASVGIGSARVDTRLERSELRIGENFRGVVHLEGGSVAQDIEGITLSLCTRYKHDDNYHTTVLDTLRTNERFTLRPGEVREIPFQWLLPFETPLSMGNARVWIQTGASVAAAVDPGDQDHLRVLPNAPVEALFSALQGAGFRFKNSEVEHAPRMSRRGGVVQEFEFYPSPEFARDVQEVELVLFPGHDFVDVLLEVDRRARGFAAFFTEEIEHRSMWRVTPDIARNPQAIAEQLRQRIRGSRY